A genomic window from bacterium includes:
- a CDS encoding sigma 54-interacting transcriptional regulator: MPPIPLKLLGEGGMSSVYLAELEPGRPVALKLLSRVQPDQVALFEKEAALLVKLRHPAIAAIHGYLADSSPIFGKNRGPCFWMDFVEGRGLLDAAKTAAPAAILAWLRAALDALRTLHAQNLAHGDLSPRNVLITAEGRIKLLDFGLAGNFSSAARLGAGTLPYLAPERWQGKNLPASDLFSLGTLFYEAFAGKHPRASSRSLSEMLRSPARPLLEAAPRLKDGFGLAARTIDRMIQSEPQRRWTSAAEALEALSGLSDRGGTVVAEHHSIRMFGAEAAFARLVQALARWPQGSAWLWLHGIGGVGKTRFLREAAFQCALRGIPVQEVPPSGFETALAGLAAAPAGAYFFHDLHKLGFDSLKGLLRLRREAADRPGRIGLFEWNEDRLSPETRRLLEALVEMPGGFDLRLKNLSEAESRTLIDEAIGVKAAGELAAALFRQTAGNPRMLLEIVRRVREAGGLERGHFSREWIERLAGWHSFEDLALDRLGALTGEERESLLALAAAGDAVAMAELKKICRDPEGLESRLHRLADRHLVKSAGDAWELAFPALATELLRRAEAAEIERLHQAWWKILPPNAERQVQRLRHALALGDGPAVAALALPAVESLSRGGRAGEALALAERSRPYIQDPAELSRLLRAKANLLTGLDRYREAIAAAEEVFALAAEDEPLPLKEAKCCLVAGIAHLNLGEEAAAARRFERCLELKAESSPEIRPHQVRALSLLGNLELKEGRLASAKLHFERGLAIAEPKGRRRAELCRNLAGAWAEERAWTEAFARLAEAKALYREEKYFPGEFAAWLQEGNLALAQGEAEKALAAYREAESLARSQRDDLFLARVWNNRGSLQRRRLALGEALEDFRRAHEVLSAAGNLEDLAEHLAEYARAEFAAGRFVPAEAKLAELRALAPRMAKAEGLAREVEAYGRRLREPAQSAVAEPMTGPAPAWDLEAALAAAEGPKLRELLTRIYESLPPQLQISFVEREDWRRWVGGQDKGKTPMEILHSLSAISRELLREDDMEKVLQNLMDAAMRLARAEHGFLLLRSESSEGPIAGFSVVVARNLAAESLQSKDFAFSLSAVRRAMEGGQAVVADNALTDPRFREAKSVQLHELKSILALPIRGRSGVLGAFYLDHRFEAGLFDEGRLKALEAFSDQAALALQKGQMIEELKRANARLSERVEEQSDQLEKLQLEVAESRIKLKHEYREIVGRSPRMIEVLALLDKITDSKIAVWVYGESGTGKESIARALHFNSGRAKQAFVAENCSALPETLMESELFGHKKGAFTHADRDKKGILEYAHRGTIFLDEIADLSPALQAKLLRFLQEGEIRPLGSHEVVKVDVRVVSASNKNLQELVEQGKFREDLYFRLNGVTISLPPLRERKEDLPLLVEHFLKRIAEREGRSPARLGTEALRQFMSYPWPGNIRELQNTLETAGLFADQGLIGLKALAFKPELLGNKKAMQSLLRKTLAREPLDPELERILLAIRDQGYHKGHAAQALGISRRNLYTKLEKFGVPVEIKDLKEFIDGKFF, from the coding sequence GAAATTTTTCCTCGGCGGCCCGGCTCGGCGCCGGCACCCTGCCCTATTTGGCGCCGGAGCGCTGGCAGGGAAAGAATCTGCCGGCCAGCGACCTCTTCTCGCTCGGCACTCTCTTCTACGAAGCCTTCGCCGGCAAGCATCCCCGGGCCTCGAGCCGCAGCTTGAGCGAAATGCTCCGGTCGCCGGCCCGGCCCTTGCTCGAAGCCGCGCCCCGACTGAAAGACGGCTTCGGTTTGGCCGCCCGGACCATCGACCGGATGATTCAGAGCGAACCCCAGCGCCGTTGGACCAGCGCCGCCGAAGCTCTCGAAGCCCTGAGCGGACTTTCCGATCGGGGCGGAACCGTGGTGGCCGAACATCACTCGATCCGGATGTTCGGCGCCGAAGCGGCCTTCGCCCGACTCGTCCAGGCCCTGGCTCGGTGGCCCCAGGGTTCGGCCTGGCTTTGGCTGCATGGCATCGGCGGAGTCGGCAAAACTCGCTTCCTCCGCGAGGCCGCCTTCCAATGCGCCCTGCGCGGAATCCCGGTGCAGGAAGTGCCGCCGAGCGGCTTCGAGACCGCCTTGGCCGGCCTCGCCGCGGCGCCGGCCGGCGCTTATTTTTTCCATGATCTCCACAAGCTTGGCTTCGATTCGCTGAAAGGCCTGCTCCGGCTGCGGCGGGAGGCCGCCGACCGACCGGGCCGGATCGGGCTCTTCGAGTGGAACGAGGACCGGCTGAGCCCGGAAACCCGGCGCCTGCTCGAGGCCTTGGTCGAAATGCCCGGCGGCTTCGATCTTCGGCTCAAGAACTTGAGCGAGGCGGAGAGCCGAACCTTGATCGACGAAGCGATCGGGGTCAAGGCCGCCGGCGAGCTCGCCGCGGCGCTCTTCCGTCAGACCGCCGGCAACCCCCGGATGCTGCTCGAGATCGTCCGCCGGGTTCGCGAAGCCGGCGGCTTGGAGCGGGGACACTTTTCGCGGGAATGGATCGAGCGATTGGCCGGCTGGCATTCCTTCGAAGACCTGGCCCTCGACCGCCTCGGCGCCCTGACTGGAGAGGAGCGGGAATCCCTCCTGGCCCTGGCCGCCGCCGGCGATGCCGTCGCCATGGCCGAGTTGAAAAAAATTTGCCGGGACCCCGAAGGCCTCGAAAGCCGGCTTCATCGCTTGGCCGATCGGCATTTGGTGAAAAGCGCCGGGGATGCTTGGGAGCTCGCTTTCCCGGCCCTTGCCACCGAGCTCCTCAGGCGGGCCGAAGCCGCCGAGATCGAGCGCCTCCACCAAGCCTGGTGGAAGATCCTGCCGCCCAACGCCGAGCGCCAAGTCCAGCGGCTGCGCCATGCCCTCGCCTTGGGGGACGGACCCGCCGTCGCTGCACTGGCCTTGCCCGCCGTGGAAAGCTTGAGCCGCGGCGGCCGGGCCGGCGAAGCCCTGGCCTTGGCCGAGCGAAGCCGGCCTTACATTCAAGACCCGGCCGAGCTTTCGCGGCTGCTGCGGGCCAAGGCCAATCTCCTCACCGGTCTCGACCGCTACCGCGAAGCCATCGCCGCCGCCGAGGAGGTTTTCGCTTTGGCCGCCGAGGACGAGCCGCTGCCTTTGAAGGAAGCGAAGTGCTGCCTGGTCGCCGGCATCGCCCATTTGAACCTCGGCGAAGAAGCGGCGGCGGCGCGCCGCTTTGAGCGTTGCCTCGAGCTGAAAGCCGAGAGCTCGCCCGAAATCCGTCCCCACCAGGTCCGGGCCCTTTCGCTGCTGGGCAATCTGGAATTGAAGGAGGGCCGGCTCGCTTCGGCCAAGCTCCATTTCGAGCGGGGCCTGGCAATAGCCGAGCCGAAAGGCCGGCGGCGGGCCGAGCTCTGCCGCAATTTGGCCGGGGCCTGGGCCGAGGAAAGGGCTTGGACTGAGGCCTTCGCCCGCTTGGCCGAAGCCAAGGCCCTCTACCGCGAGGAAAAGTATTTTCCGGGCGAATTCGCGGCCTGGCTCCAAGAAGGAAACCTGGCCTTGGCCCAAGGCGAGGCCGAGAAGGCTTTGGCCGCTTATCGCGAGGCCGAAAGCTTGGCTCGCTCCCAGCGCGACGATCTTTTCCTGGCCCGGGTTTGGAACAACCGGGGATCGCTGCAACGCCGGCGGCTGGCCTTGGGCGAGGCCCTCGAGGATTTCCGCCGGGCCCACGAAGTCTTGAGCGCCGCCGGCAACCTCGAGGATCTGGCCGAGCACCTGGCGGAATATGCCCGGGCCGAATTCGCCGCCGGCCGCTTCGTTCCGGCCGAGGCCAAGCTGGCGGAGCTGAGGGCCCTGGCACCGCGGATGGCCAAGGCCGAAGGCCTGGCCCGGGAAGTCGAAGCCTATGGCCGGCGGCTGCGAGAGCCGGCCCAATCGGCGGTCGCGGAGCCCATGACCGGCCCGGCCCCGGCCTGGGATCTCGAAGCGGCCCTCGCCGCGGCCGAGGGTCCCAAACTCCGCGAGCTACTGACCCGAATTTATGAATCGCTCCCGCCCCAGCTCCAAATTTCCTTCGTCGAACGCGAGGATTGGCGGCGCTGGGTTGGGGGTCAGGACAAAGGAAAGACCCCGATGGAAATCCTCCACAGCCTCTCGGCGATCAGCCGCGAGCTCTTGCGCGAAGACGACATGGAAAAGGTCCTGCAAAACTTGATGGACGCGGCGATGCGGCTGGCCCGGGCCGAGCACGGCTTCCTGCTGCTCCGCAGCGAAAGCTCCGAAGGCCCGATCGCCGGCTTCAGCGTGGTGGTGGCCCGCAACCTCGCCGCGGAAAGTCTCCAGTCGAAGGACTTCGCCTTCAGCCTTTCGGCGGTGCGCCGGGCGATGGAGGGCGGCCAAGCCGTCGTCGCCGACAACGCCCTGACCGACCCCCGCTTCCGCGAGGCCAAGAGCGTTCAGCTCCACGAGCTCAAGTCGATCCTGGCCCTGCCGATCCGCGGCCGGAGCGGCGTGCTCGGCGCTTTCTATCTCGATCACCGTTTCGAGGCCGGTCTCTTCGACGAGGGCCGGCTTAAGGCCCTCGAGGCCTTTTCCGACCAAGCCGCCCTGGCCCTGCAGAAGGGCCAAATGATCGAGGAGCTGAAGCGGGCCAATGCCCGGCTGAGCGAGCGGGTCGAGGAGCAGAGCGATCAGCTCGAGAAATTGCAGCTCGAAGTCGCCGAAAGCCGGATCAAGCTGAAGCACGAATACCGCGAGATCGTCGGCCGCTCGCCCCGAATGATCGAGGTCCTCGCGCTGCTCGACAAGATCACCGACTCCAAGATCGCGGTCTGGGTCTACGGCGAGTCCGGCACCGGCAAAGAGTCGATCGCCCGGGCCCTCCACTTCAACAGCGGCCGGGCCAAGCAGGCCTTCGTCGCCGAGAATTGCAGCGCCCTGCCCGAGACCTTGATGGAGTCGGAGCTCTTCGGCCACAAGAAGGGCGCCTTCACCCATGCCGACCGCGACAAGAAGGGCATCCTCGAATACGCCCACCGCGGCACGATCTTCCTCGACGAGATCGCCGACCTCTCGCCGGCGCTCCAGGCCAAGCTGCTGCGCTTCCTGCAGGAGGGCGAGATCCGGCCGCTCGGCTCCCATGAGGTGGTCAAGGTCGACGTCCGGGTCGTCTCGGCCAGCAACAAGAACCTCCAGGAATTGGTCGAGCAGGGGAAGTTCCGGGAGGACCTCTATTTCCGCCTGAACGGCGTGACAATTTCGCTGCCGCCGCTGCGCGAGCGCAAGGAGGACCTCCCGCTGCTGGTCGAGCACTTCTTGAAGAGGATCGCCGAGCGGGAAGGCCGTTCGCCGGCCCGCCTCGGCACCGAGGCCCTCCGCCAATTCATGAGCTATCCTTGGCCCGGCAACATCCGCGAGCTCCAGAACACCCTCGAAACCGCCGGCCTCTTCGCCGACCAAGGCCTGATCGGGCTCAAGGCCCTGGCCTTCAAGCCGGAGCTGCTCGGCAACAAGAAGGCGATGCAGAGCTTGCTCCGCAAGACCCTGGCCCGGGAGCCGCTGGACCCGGAGCTGGAGCGAATCCTGCTCGCCATCCGCGACCAGGGCTATCACAAGGGCCACGCCGCCCAAGCCCTCGGCATCTCGCGGCGCAACCTCTACACCAAGCTCGAGAAGTTCGGGGTGCCGGTTGAGATCAAGGATTTGAAGGAATTCATCGACGGGAAATTCTTCTGA